The Vibrio sp. NTOU-M3 genomic sequence CTCCGGCTCTTCAAGCAATGCAGCCACAGCAATCGCAGTGTTCAACCAAGAATGATGCCGAGATTTTACTAGCATTGCAGCCAACCTCGGCTCGATCCCCAACGCATGTGCTTGCTGACCTAACGATGTGAGCTGATATTGCTCATCCATTAAGCCAAGCATTCGAAATAAGTCACGAGCCTGATTTAATGCAGCGTAAGGCGGCAAATCTAACCATTGTAACTCTGCGGCATCTTTGCATCCCCATTGTGCTAACTCCAGCGCAAGGTTAGATAGATCGGAGCGAATGACTTCCGGTTGAGGAACCAAAGGCTGTTGATTCAACTGGCTCTCACTATAGATGCGAATACATATGCCCGCTTCCAGTCGCCCAGCACGCCCCGCTCGTTGCACCGCAGAAGATTGCGCAATGCGCGTTTCTTCTAAGCGAGTGATACCACTTTTCAAATCAAATTTAGCCACTCGTTCAAGCCCTGAATCGACCACAATACGAATGCCTTCGATGGTTAGGGATGTTTCCGCAATATTGGTTGCCAAAACCACTTTGCGCCTACCAGGCATCGCCGGCGCTATCGCTTTTTGTTGATCCTTGATGCTAAGTTGCCCATACAACGGGCAGATATCGACAGTATCATCCACCACTTGTAATTGCTCGGCTAGCCGTTTAATCGCACCAACGCCGGGCAAAAATACCAGCATAGACCCTGTTTCAGAGTGGAGTAGATTAACAACTTGTTTCGCCAAGGCAGGGAGCAAGTTTTCATTCGGCCGTAATGGACAATAACGCTGCTCAACCGGAAATGAGCGGCCTTGAGATTCAATATAAATAGCGTCTGGCAACAATCCGATGAGCGCACTGTGATCCAGCGTGGCTGACATCACCACCAGTTTCAGATCTTCTCGCAATGCTTGTTGTACTTCCAGCACGAAAGCCAAAGCGGTATCGGCATGTAAACTGCGCTCATGAAATTCATCAAAAATCACCAAACCCACACCATGAAGTTCGGGATCCGTTTGCAACATGCGGGTCATGATCCCTTCGGTCACTATTTCCAATTTCGTCTGTGATGAAACTCGATTGTCACCTCTAACTCGGTAACCGACCGTCTCGCCGACGGACTCACCAAGTTGCTCAGCTAAATAACGAGCAATATTGCGAGCAGCGAGTCGACGCGGCTCCAACATCAAAATCTTTCCGGTGATACGATTTTGGCGCAACAGTTGCAGCGGGAAGAAAGTCGACTTACCCGCTCCGGGAGCGGCTTTT encodes the following:
- the hrpB gene encoding ATP-dependent helicase HrpB, giving the protein MSQLPIEAVMPDLLAGLASHDQLILKAAPGAGKSTFFPLQLLRQNRITGKILMLEPRRLAARNIARYLAEQLGESVGETVGYRVRGDNRVSSQTKLEIVTEGIMTRMLQTDPELHGVGLVIFDEFHERSLHADTALAFVLEVQQALREDLKLVVMSATLDHSALIGLLPDAIYIESQGRSFPVEQRYCPLRPNENLLPALAKQVVNLLHSETGSMLVFLPGVGAIKRLAEQLQVVDDTVDICPLYGQLSIKDQQKAIAPAMPGRRKVVLATNIAETSLTIEGIRIVVDSGLERVAKFDLKSGITRLEETRIAQSSAVQRAGRAGRLEAGICIRIYSESQLNQQPLVPQPEVIRSDLSNLALELAQWGCKDAAELQWLDLPPYAALNQARDLFRMLGLMDEQYQLTSLGQQAHALGIEPRLAAMLVKSRHHSWLNTAIAVAALLEEPEKNQTDFSVVLHRLKQGNHSRNKFVLQRIQALAAKFQCHFSLESIEETLLGPILCLAFPDRIAGQRHHQPGRYLLANGHGAMLKHDDVLVDEPYLVCAELMRSQTDASTIYLAARLDIVELEQRLPELFSEMETVDWDDKKGRLIAEKRVQIAHLLIQRTALPAPSGEKMTEALLNYVRRKGLAVLHWNTAALSLLERIRCGSDWLNEEAWPAMDEQSLLDTIDEWLLPYMVGVSSVKAMQQLDLCEALLARLGWPLNQQLDEWLPSYYTLPTGSKKQIRYQQGESPVLSVRMQEIFGERSSPVIAKGRQKVVLELLSPAQRPLQVTRDLASFWQGAYKEVQKEMKGRYPKHVWPDDPANHVATTKTKRQLNQ